The window CACCACGGTGAAGGTGATGACGGACGCCACCACGGCGTAGTAGCACTGGTCCGAGCGGAACAGCCTGCGCATGCGACCTCTGACCCGGTTGGGAGGCCTGCCCACGTCCACCACCGTGGCGGGGGcctccgcccccacccccagctCCAGGGCACCCAggttgccgcccccccccgccggggcCGTGCCTCCCCGGCCCTTCCTGGGCAGCGCGGGGCAGGggttcttcagctgcagccTCCCCTTGCGGCGCTGGAAGCGGATGGACAGCGCGCGGCGCATGCCCGGGGGCAGCCTGCCGATCACGTCCTTGTTGGTGCCGAGGCGCGGCAGGTCGCGGCCGTGGGGCAGCTTGGTGGGCTCGCGGCACACCGGGCAGCTCAGCGTCTTGAGGTGGGGGGCGGTCACGTTGATGCGAGCCAGGCACTCCAGGCAGAAGGTGTGGCCGCAGGCCAGCAGCTTGGGGGTCCGGAAGACGTTGTCGTACGAGCAGAAGCACACGGCGCACTCGGTGTCCCGCACCTCGTCCTCGGGGGGCCTCACCGCCCCCCTGGCGCCGTCTCCCCCGCCTCGCCCCCGGGCCTCCTCGCTCCTGCCCCGCCGCCGGCTCCTGTCCCCCCGGTGCCGGTCCCGCTCCCGGCCCCGGCCCCCGTCCTCCCGCTCGGAGTTGGTGCTCCTCGACCTCCTCTCCTTGGGgggcttctccttcttctccgtcAGGCCGAGCTTGGGCTTGACGTTGGGGGCCGGTGGGGCGGCGCGTCCCTGCTGGTCGTCGCTCATGTTgctggtggatggatggagtcaggaccctgcagggggggggggggggaggagggggggttgtttaaGGATGTGATCGGTCCAGCGCTCAGAGCAAAGCAGGAAGCAGACTGGAGGAATTCACCACCTGCGCCGTTTCACCGTGATGAAGCAATGAGGCCTTATCTCCTGCTGTCCCACATCTCCTTTGTATCAGAATGCTATCGGCACAGCTCTGAATTGTGTCGCCATGTTTGTTTAGCAGGCTTTCCGGAACATAAATCATCAGTGAACACGAGAACTGTGCGTTCTTCCTGTAAGTCAATAAAGATCTTTATTCACCAGGATGCAACTTGGTGTGTCACACGGCTCCATTGTTTTCAATGTTCTAAATAAAGATCATGAACTTTGGACTAGTCCAGAATTTCTGTTCGTTGAGGTCATTAAAGTTAGCAGAAGTTTGCCGGCCAAcagaaacccttttttttacgTTCTCCATGAAGCGTGATTGTAAATAACCCACTGAccttcggaggaggaggaacgtcGGCTGACGTCGTCAAGTAGAAAAATGCTTCTGCGGACCGAGGCGCTGGAACCGAGCAGCAAACTTCATCACTGACAGCGAGGCGCCGGGCTTCACTGTgcagctcctctctcctttctctcataCCTTGATTTCTGGCTGTAGCACAGCACTGCCTCCTGTgagccctccccctcctccccctctgcctcctcccctcccggCTCCCTGGTCTGACCAGTTGGACCAGCTCAGgtgagccagtgtgtgtgtggtatttttAGGTATTTGGGTATCTGATGCATGAGTGCATTTGTTTGCTTGATGGCATGTGGGATTCTAACTGCAGCGGTCTGCTACGCATTTGACAGCAGGCCCGGTTCCTTTGGTGGTTCTGCTGCATAAAGACTGTGTGAGATG is drawn from Pungitius pungitius chromosome 11, fPunPun2.1, whole genome shotgun sequence and contains these coding sequences:
- the rnf183 gene encoding E3 ubiquitin-protein ligase RNF183, with the protein product MSDDQQGRAAPPAPNVKPKLGLTEKKEKPPKERRSRSTNSEREDGGRGRERDRHRGDRSRRRGRSEEARGRGGGDGARGAVRPPEDEVRDTECAVCFCSYDNVFRTPKLLACGHTFCLECLARINVTAPHLKTLSCPVCREPTKLPHGRDLPRLGTNKDVIGRLPPGMRRALSIRFQRRKGRLQLKNPCPALPRKGRGGTAPAGGGGNLGALELGVGAEAPATVVDVGRPPNRVRGRMRRLFRSDQCYYAVVASVITFTVVLMLVGVLAFVIIPNMPFNQRPGPGGNQTSDRPPG